One stretch of Gemmatimonadota bacterium DNA includes these proteins:
- a CDS encoding metallophosphoesterase family protein, which translates to MIIGFIGDIHGRACHALAILLTWQSMRKKRFDLVVQVGDLGVMPLPQSGEIPYDRFSQWDPAVYDLCSLILAEGPDAQLARDTRAQLTSSILVVAGNHDEFSAIRNATETKSSVPIPLDPHGLFECVPDGFALKVEQEVIGFCEGGDPETLQHNHPKSIDILVSHEGGFGVGADADNLAEGPQNLLEYLRTSKPRYHVFGHFHHPVAPRKVYETECIQIASIVSNPRDPTLQVINEGCIGALDTETGDFEFVSGDWLSIYKRDGGFQLLADAMNRPSRRRIN; encoded by the coding sequence TTGATTATAGGTTTCATAGGCGATATACACGGACGCGCATGCCATGCCCTTGCCATTCTCCTGACCTGGCAGTCAATGCGAAAGAAGAGGTTTGACCTTGTCGTTCAGGTTGGTGATCTGGGGGTTATGCCACTACCGCAGAGTGGTGAGATTCCCTACGATAGATTCTCCCAGTGGGATCCGGCTGTGTACGATTTGTGTAGCCTCATCCTGGCAGAAGGGCCAGATGCACAACTCGCACGCGATACACGGGCACAATTGACATCTTCGATCCTTGTGGTAGCAGGCAATCACGACGAATTCTCTGCTATTCGAAATGCTACAGAGACAAAATCTTCTGTACCTATTCCACTTGATCCGCATGGTCTCTTCGAGTGTGTACCGGACGGCTTTGCACTTAAGGTTGAACAAGAAGTGATTGGCTTTTGTGAAGGAGGAGACCCCGAGACTCTTCAACACAACCATCCAAAGAGTATAGATATTCTCGTTTCACACGAAGGAGGATTTGGAGTTGGTGCCGATGCTGATAACCTCGCCGAAGGGCCTCAGAATTTGCTCGAATATCTGAGAACATCGAAACCTCGCTACCATGTATTTGGACACTTTCACCATCCAGTCGCCCCAAGAAAAGTGTACGAGACGGAGTGCATTCAGATTGCCAGCATAGTGAGCAACCCCAGAGACCCAACATTGCAGGTTATCAACGAAGGATGTATTGGTGCGCTCGATACAGAGACCGGCGATTTTGAATTTGTGAGCGGAGATTGGCTAAGCATCTATAAACGCGACGGGGGATTCCAATTGCTGGCTGACGCTATGAATAGACCCTCTCGGCGTAGAATCAATTAG
- a CDS encoding pyridoxamine 5'-phosphate oxidase family protein translates to MATQYTSITDEQAALIKNAPLFFVATADPNLENGSDGTGALNLSPKGGTPLHILTPNRVAYLDYPGSGNETARHAVSGGPITIMVCSFEEGDAGIVRLYGHARIVELDDSPLARQMLETPAQELKKPRQVIEVNIEKTQTSCGYGVPIMALVRERRVADRGRKYKGPR, encoded by the coding sequence ATGGCAACGCAATATACTTCTATAACAGATGAGCAAGCTGCGCTAATCAAGAACGCTCCCCTATTCTTTGTGGCCACAGCCGATCCAAATTTGGAAAACGGCTCCGATGGGACAGGTGCTTTAAATTTGTCGCCAAAGGGAGGAACGCCCTTGCATATTCTCACGCCAAATCGCGTTGCTTACCTCGACTATCCCGGTAGTGGGAACGAGACAGCGCGTCATGCGGTCTCTGGAGGACCAATCACGATCATGGTGTGCTCCTTTGAGGAAGGTGACGCGGGAATCGTCCGACTCTATGGACATGCACGGATCGTTGAGCTTGACGACTCACCTCTCGCACGCCAGATGCTCGAAACGCCTGCTCAAGAATTGAAGAAACCTCGGCAAGTGATCGAAGTGAACATTGAAAAAACGCAAACGAGTTGCGGCTATGGTGTCCCAATCATGGCGCTGGTCAGAGAACGTCGTGTGGCTGATCGCGGACGAAAATACAAGGGACCGAGATAG
- a CDS encoding HIT family protein → MRDNGTCKTCELTAQRRLGKAPLWDCIYQTEYWDVAHAYNTALPGWLVLVLKRHIESLDELTEQEAAELGPLIRRVSSSLKSIIGCVKTYVIQFAEHEDHPHVHFHIVPRMANQPANRRSAQVFGYLGVPPEKRVSEDQMNEICASIRDDLLSTER, encoded by the coding sequence ATGAGAGATAATGGTACCTGCAAAACGTGCGAATTAACAGCGCAAAGAAGACTGGGTAAGGCACCACTTTGGGACTGCATTTACCAGACCGAATACTGGGACGTGGCGCATGCATATAACACTGCTTTGCCTGGATGGTTGGTGTTGGTTCTGAAACGACACATCGAATCTCTTGATGAGCTTACTGAGCAAGAAGCCGCTGAATTAGGCCCACTGATTCGCCGTGTTTCCTCGTCCCTTAAAAGTATAATCGGATGCGTGAAAACATACGTGATTCAATTTGCCGAACACGAGGATCATCCGCATGTTCATTTCCATATTGTGCCTCGAATGGCTAATCAACCAGCCAACCGACGAAGCGCTCAAGTATTTGGCTATTTGGGAGTCCCTCCAGAAAAAAGAGTAAGTGAAGATCAAATGAATGAGATTTGCGCAAGCATTAGAGACGATTTACTATCTACTGAACGTTGA
- a CDS encoding methyltransferase domain-containing protein, translating to MDKDGVVIEYLDKILPSGLAIDIGAGNGYTAASLTRNNRKVIPYEPSNNMIDRNQSLPWVRGIAQELPFRSNSFEGAYATWAYFFPAIGYGKEGLEELIRVIKPQGPICIVDSAGDDEFCGLFERDISSDSSWWHKRGFESHILETSFKFDSIEEAQELLSFYWTLNGRKPGSEVDIGIEYKVVVFIGRKK from the coding sequence ATGGATAAAGATGGCGTCGTCATTGAGTACCTCGATAAAATCTTGCCTTCTGGCCTGGCGATTGACATTGGAGCGGGAAATGGATATACGGCAGCTTCGCTAACCAGAAATAATAGAAAGGTTATACCCTATGAGCCATCCAATAATATGATTGATCGGAATCAATCCCTTCCCTGGGTCAGAGGTATTGCACAGGAGCTTCCTTTCCGATCGAACTCTTTTGAGGGAGCCTATGCTACATGGGCGTATTTTTTCCCTGCTATAGGATATGGAAAAGAGGGATTAGAGGAATTGATCAGAGTAATCAAGCCTCAAGGTCCGATCTGCATTGTAGATAGTGCAGGAGATGACGAATTCTGCGGTCTTTTTGAGCGCGATATTTCCAGTGATTCATCCTGGTGGCACAAGAGAGGTTTTGAGAGTCATATTTTGGAGACCAGTTTTAAGTTTGACTCCATAGAGGAAGCCCAGGAGCTTCTGTCATTTTATTGGACACTCAATGGGCGCAAACCAGGTAGCGAAGTAGATATCGGGATTGAGTATAAAGTGGTAGTTTTCATAGGAAGGAAAAAATGA
- a CDS encoding GNAT family N-acetyltransferase, translating to MKKLTVYSHTEHPDLREQTWDSRTNWPEFIFHAEGPKEITAQLLTKFPQFQLYYCEPEDRLAAYSIAIPIPWTGHDEDLPEGWTSALELGLREGTQNPTTLCALGVDIRPDCQGQGYSREILLAMKHIADCHGFSFLIAPVRPTFKDRYPLTAIEDYIAWKREDGQPFDPWIRIHWKIGGRIAQAAPKSMSVRGTVDDWEKWTDMSFPTSGEYVVPGALALVSIDRENNFGYHEEPNVWIIHDV from the coding sequence GTGAAAAAGTTGACAGTGTATTCGCATACCGAGCACCCCGATCTGCGAGAGCAGACATGGGATTCCCGTACGAACTGGCCCGAGTTCATCTTTCATGCCGAGGGGCCCAAGGAGATAACAGCTCAGTTGCTCACAAAGTTTCCCCAGTTTCAACTATATTATTGCGAACCTGAGGATCGACTGGCTGCCTATAGTATCGCAATCCCCATCCCGTGGACCGGCCATGATGAAGATTTACCTGAAGGCTGGACATCAGCACTGGAATTGGGCTTGAGAGAAGGAACACAGAATCCTACAACCCTCTGCGCGTTGGGAGTCGATATCAGACCGGATTGCCAGGGACAAGGGTACAGCCGAGAAATTTTGCTGGCCATGAAGCACATTGCCGACTGCCATGGATTCTCATTCCTTATCGCGCCGGTGCGACCAACGTTTAAGGATAGATATCCGCTCACGGCAATTGAGGACTATATAGCGTGGAAACGAGAGGATGGGCAGCCCTTTGATCCATGGATTCGAATACATTGGAAGATTGGAGGTCGGATTGCACAAGCGGCACCGAAATCAATGTCTGTCCGAGGTACAGTCGATGATTGGGAGAAATGGACGGACATGTCCTTCCCAACATCGGGAGAATACGTCGTTCCAGGAGCACTGGCACTCGTCTCAATTGACCGAGAAAACAACTTTGGCTATCACGAAGAACCCAATGTGTGGATTATACATGACGTGTGA